In Cyprinus carpio isolate SPL01 chromosome B7, ASM1834038v1, whole genome shotgun sequence, a genomic segment contains:
- the rgp1 gene encoding RAB6A-GEF complex partner protein 2, with protein sequence MIEVVASMARGPVFLAGEVLECLITFTNPMSHLSTSASSEMLAWASAQIHCQFHASESRVALPAQGTKQDVQAESDTVLIPSKGERGQCVLDTPPKILFCDLRLDPGESKTYSYSEVVPTDGPPSFRGQAVKYVYKLTIGCQRVNSPIKLLRVPFRVLVLHGMPEPPFPQDEEVAPSNPFLEEEEGSRRDTRPLERALDMLMITTSRRCPYMFNITNMRGKVAKFCIFKTVYRLGEDIIGTFTFSEGDIPCLQYSVSLQSEEEVQEQYQRRPGQAVSVTGHGRHLESCLHTASSHFSLPVPLNVTPGFTTDIVTLRWRLHFEFVTAREPVEAPVVLQNQSEVTVWTGAEHVDVDTFSWDLPIKVLPTNPTLASYVSQFTGTNSINI encoded by the exons aTGATTGAGGTGGTGGCATCAATGGCACGAGGGCCTGTGTTTTTGGCAGGGGAGGTTTTAGAGTGTCTTATAACCTTCACAAATCCTATGTCACATCTGTCTACATCTGCCAGCAG TGAGATGTTGGCCTGGGCCAGTGCTCAGATCCACTGCCAGTTCCATGCCAGCGAGAGTCGTGTGGCTCTACCTGCTCAGGGCACCAAGCAGGACGTCCAAGCTGAGAGCGACACCGTACTGATACCAAGCAAAG GTGAACGAGGGCAGTGTGTGCTGGACACACCACCAAAGATCTTGTTCTGTGACCTCCGCTTGGATCCTGGAGAGAGCAAGACTT ATTCCTATAGTGAGGTTGTGCCCACTGATGGTCCACCCAGTTTCCGGGGTCAGGCAGTGAAGTACGTGTACAAGCTCACGATTGGCTGCCAGCGAGTCAACTCACCCATCAAGCTGCTGCGAGTCCCTTTCAGAGTTTTAGTGCTTCATG gcATGCCAGAGCCTCCGTTTCCCCAAGATGAGGAAGTGGCTCCCTCAAACCCCTTtctggaggaggaggaaggaaGCAGGAGAGATACAAGACCGCTAGAAAGAGCTCTGGACATGCTGATGATCACCACCTCGCGACGATGCCCAT ATATGTTCAACATCACAAACATGCGGGGAAAGGTGGCTAAGTTCTGCATCTTTAAGACTGTGTACAGGCTCGGGGAAGATATTATTGGCACCTTCACTTTCTCAGAAGGGGATATTCCATGTTTGCAG TATTCAGTAAGTCTACAAAGTGAGGAGGAGGTCCAAGAGCAGTACCAGAGACGTCCCGGCCAGGCTGTCAGTGTCACTGGTCACGGCCGACATCTAGAGTCCTGCTTGCACACAGCCTCCAGCCATTTCTCTCTCCCTGTACCCCTCAATGTCACACCAGGATTCACCACAGATATAG TGACGTTACGATGGCGTCTGCATTTTGAGTTCGTAACAGCGCGGGAGCCAGTGGAGGCCCCGGTGGTTCTGCAGAATCAGTCAGAAGTCACAGTGTGGACGGGGGCAGAGCATGTGGATGTGGACACCTTCAGCTGGGACCTTCCAATCAAAGTGCTTCCCACAAATCCCACGCTAGCTTCATATGTTTCACAGTTCACAGGGACAAACAGCATCAACATTTGA